Proteins from a genomic interval of Methanofollis formosanus:
- a CDS encoding TatD family hydrolase, producing MKLPETPITDDHIHFDPVHGRGVEAAKDFKRAGGTHVFMVALPAYTVGVCPRRGEDYRTAFDETLRVAGMVREVGVTVFPILGVHPIEVLKYADRIGLAAAADLACAGLDVAAEYVEEGKAVALKSGRPHFPVEPDVAAASEQVLVHALELGADLGCAVQLHAESGPCADIVDLARRAGMDPGRVVKHYATPDTPLMPSFLAKQEGLAEMARAGRRFTMETDYMDDNTRPGAVLGPKSVPRVTRTMLESGAITADQAWQIHAHTPSAVYGVEISL from the coding sequence ATGAAACTGCCTGAGACCCCGATCACCGACGACCACATCCACTTCGACCCGGTCCACGGCCGCGGGGTGGAGGCGGCGAAAGACTTCAAGCGTGCCGGCGGGACGCACGTCTTCATGGTCGCCCTCCCGGCCTACACCGTCGGCGTCTGCCCGCGGCGAGGGGAGGACTACCGGACGGCCTTCGACGAGACCCTGCGGGTCGCCGGGATGGTCCGCGAGGTGGGCGTCACGGTCTTTCCCATCCTCGGCGTCCACCCCATCGAAGTCCTGAAATATGCCGACCGGATCGGGCTTGCCGCCGCCGCCGACCTTGCCTGCGCCGGACTCGACGTGGCGGCCGAGTATGTCGAGGAGGGGAAGGCCGTCGCCCTCAAGAGCGGTCGCCCCCACTTCCCGGTGGAGCCCGACGTCGCCGCCGCCTCCGAGCAGGTGCTCGTCCACGCCCTCGAACTCGGCGCCGACCTCGGGTGTGCGGTGCAACTCCATGCCGAGAGCGGACCATGCGCCGACATCGTCGACCTCGCGAGACGGGCCGGGATGGACCCCGGCCGCGTCGTCAAACACTACGCCACTCCCGACACTCCCCTGATGCCCTCCTTCCTCGCCAAACAGGAAGGGCTTGCCGAAATGGCGCGTGCCGGGCGGCGGTTCACGATGGAGACCGACTACATGGACGACAACACCCGGCCCGGCGCGGTGCTCGGCCCCAAATCGGTCCCGAGAGTCACCCGCACGATGCTCGAGTCGGGTGCGATCACCGCGGACCAGGCCTGGCAGATCCACGCTCACACGCCGTCTGCGGTCTATGGCGTCGAAATTTCTCTCTGA
- a CDS encoding class I SAM-dependent methyltransferase, with amino-acid sequence MKENLEKVQEHYDHVAEVYDSRYGGDVGERYHGHIREQVMCCLPKGGDLLDIGCGTGLFMNYYLSHGGGRAVGLDLSPAMLREGRSRNRLDHLITGTADYLPFRDNSFDAVSSILAFSYVQDPAAMLDEVYRVLRPGGRVAICTLGHNLFTAALPAVYKIGEKVHWGRVGVGDFDEHYYSDEEICALFTAAGFTGVETRRCSFAHVNLAKPIFEFTRRFEPFVERRVPYLAFNLCASGKKEE; translated from the coding sequence TTGAAAGAGAACCTGGAGAAGGTGCAGGAGCACTACGACCACGTCGCGGAGGTCTATGACTCGCGGTATGGGGGCGATGTCGGCGAGCGGTATCACGGGCATATCAGGGAGCAGGTGATGTGCTGTCTCCCGAAGGGCGGCGACCTCCTTGATATCGGATGCGGGACCGGGCTGTTCATGAATTATTATCTCTCCCACGGCGGCGGCCGGGCGGTCGGGCTCGATCTCTCCCCGGCGATGCTGCGGGAGGGGCGGTCCAGGAACCGGCTCGACCACCTGATTACCGGCACGGCCGACTACCTCCCCTTCAGGGACAATTCCTTCGACGCGGTCTCGAGTATCCTGGCGTTCAGTTATGTCCAGGACCCGGCGGCGATGCTCGACGAGGTCTACCGGGTGCTGCGTCCGGGCGGCCGGGTCGCGATCTGCACGCTCGGCCACAACCTCTTCACCGCGGCCCTCCCGGCGGTCTACAAGATCGGGGAGAAAGTGCACTGGGGCCGGGTGGGGGTCGGCGACTTCGACGAGCATTATTATTCGGACGAGGAGATCTGTGCGCTCTTCACGGCGGCCGGGTTCACCGGGGTCGAGACCCGCCGCTGTTCCTTCGCGCATGTGAACCTGGCGAAACCGATCTTCGAATTCACCCGGCGGTTCGAGCCCTTTGTGGAACGCCGGGTGCCGTACCTCGCCTTCAACCTCTGTGCGAGCGGGAAAAAAGAGGAATAA
- a CDS encoding dihydroneopterin aldolase family protein: protein MSSDREQAAFEAGIKLGALYHQWVGTPISRATAASVETAIEQAVGLQPYVEEIHVTLDREMMTANPFGYSELAGAMFSVEITTQVGTARCVADLRFTGEYPLMSIRSIDETA from the coding sequence ATGAGCAGTGACCGTGAACAGGCGGCCTTCGAGGCCGGGATCAAACTCGGCGCCCTGTACCACCAGTGGGTCGGGACGCCGATCTCCCGTGCGACGGCCGCAAGCGTGGAGACCGCGATCGAGCAGGCCGTCGGGCTCCAGCCGTACGTCGAGGAGATCCATGTCACTCTGGACCGCGAGATGATGACCGCCAACCCCTTCGGCTACTCCGAACTGGCCGGGGCGATGTTCTCGGTGGAGATCACCACGCAGGTCGGGACGGCACGGTGCGTCGCCGACCTCCGTTTCACCGGCGAGTATCCTCTCATGAGCATCAGGTCTATCGATGAAACTGCCTGA
- the coaBC gene encoding bifunctional phosphopantothenoylcysteine decarboxylase/phosphopantothenate--cysteine ligase CoaBC has translation MSDGGRLNGKTVVLAVTGSIAAVETVKLAHELRRRGATVQAVMSGAACGIVHPDALTYATGREAITRCTGMVEHVLYCGEGGCADLLLVAPCTANTIGKIAVGIDDTPVTTFATTALGRGMPVVVVPAMHESMYRHPGVVENLEKLRRWGIDVVPPRIEEEKAKIAGIEEIVLHVERALSGRPLAGRRVVVTSGACAEPVDDVRVLTSRSTGRMGRALALEAFRLGADVTIVHAGPAVPCVKNIPVDTAAEMMEAALSAVRAGADYYISAAAISDFAPVRARGKIPSGTPVDLALRPLPKVLDAVIEGFEGTAVAFKLGWAEEARARAMIEKTGVSMVVMNTPPAMGATGGAFEILTAEGKTPVSGTKEEVAEAIWSALL, from the coding sequence ATGAGTGATGGCGGAAGGCTGAACGGAAAGACGGTGGTCCTTGCGGTCACCGGGAGCATCGCCGCCGTCGAGACGGTGAAACTCGCCCACGAACTCCGGCGCCGCGGGGCGACGGTGCAGGCGGTGATGAGCGGGGCGGCGTGCGGGATCGTTCATCCTGACGCCCTCACCTACGCCACCGGACGGGAGGCGATCACCCGGTGCACCGGGATGGTGGAGCATGTGCTCTACTGCGGCGAAGGGGGGTGTGCCGACCTCCTCCTCGTCGCGCCCTGCACCGCGAATACGATCGGCAAGATCGCCGTCGGGATCGACGATACCCCGGTGACCACCTTCGCGACGACGGCCCTGGGCCGCGGGATGCCGGTGGTGGTCGTGCCGGCGATGCACGAGAGCATGTACCGCCACCCCGGCGTGGTGGAGAACCTGGAGAAGCTCCGCAGGTGGGGGATCGACGTGGTCCCGCCCAGGATCGAGGAAGAGAAGGCGAAGATCGCCGGCATCGAAGAGATCGTCCTCCATGTCGAGCGCGCCCTCTCGGGCCGACCGCTCGCGGGCAGACGGGTGGTCGTCACCAGCGGCGCCTGTGCCGAACCGGTCGACGACGTGCGGGTGCTCACCTCCAGGTCGACCGGGAGGATGGGCCGGGCGCTGGCCCTGGAGGCCTTCAGGCTCGGGGCGGACGTGACGATCGTCCACGCAGGGCCCGCGGTGCCGTGCGTGAAGAATATACCGGTGGATACGGCGGCCGAGATGATGGAGGCCGCCCTCTCGGCGGTGCGTGCGGGCGCCGACTATTATATCTCGGCGGCGGCGATCTCGGACTTCGCCCCGGTGCGGGCGCGCGGAAAGATCCCGAGCGGGACGCCGGTGGACCTCGCCCTCCGTCCCCTCCCGAAGGTGCTCGACGCCGTGATCGAGGGGTTCGAGGGGACGGCGGTCGCCTTCAAACTCGGGTGGGCCGAGGAAGCACGGGCACGGGCAATGATCGAGAAGACTGGAGTGAGCATGGTGGTGATGAATACGCCGCCCGCGATGGGGGCGACGGGCGGAGCATTTGAGATCCTGACGGCCGAAGGGAAGACCCCGGTCTCAGGGACCAAAGAGGAGGTTGCAGAGGCGATATGGTCCGCACTGCTGTAG
- a CDS encoding pantoate kinase translates to MVRTAVAFCPGHISGYFKKVAGETPETTGSLGAGIVVDEGVRVTASAADRPCVVIRQVDGRGRTLSESTGAPPVEYLMTELGVAARVETTCHLPIGSGFGLSAAALLASATALDALFDLGLGREGVAALAHRAEVVHNTGLGDVAACQGGGVVCREGPGTAGARITRVMTDETVHALSFGPLPTPEVIGSPEQLARVAAAFPPECPRDFAEFFSFSRAFAEKSGLVRPEVRAALDACDEAGVPASMTMLGLGVFAAGEGAGEVLAGFGDVYPLSVAEEGFRLVEVRES, encoded by the coding sequence ATGGTCCGCACTGCTGTAGCCTTCTGTCCGGGGCACATCTCCGGATATTTCAAGAAGGTGGCCGGCGAGACGCCGGAGACGACCGGGAGCCTCGGCGCCGGGATCGTCGTCGACGAGGGTGTCAGGGTCACGGCGTCCGCGGCCGACCGTCCCTGCGTGGTGATCAGGCAGGTCGACGGCCGCGGCCGAACGCTCTCTGAGTCGACGGGTGCGCCGCCGGTCGAGTACCTGATGACCGAACTCGGGGTCGCCGCCAGGGTGGAGACGACCTGCCATCTCCCGATCGGCTCGGGCTTCGGGCTCTCGGCGGCGGCGCTCCTTGCCTCGGCCACGGCCCTCGATGCCCTCTTCGACCTGGGCCTCGGCCGGGAGGGGGTCGCGGCCCTCGCCCACCGGGCCGAGGTGGTGCACAACACGGGACTTGGCGATGTGGCGGCCTGCCAGGGCGGCGGCGTCGTCTGCCGGGAAGGCCCGGGGACTGCCGGTGCCAGGATCACGCGGGTGATGACCGACGAGACGGTCCACGCCCTCTCCTTCGGGCCGCTGCCCACCCCCGAGGTGATCGGTTCTCCCGAACAACTCGCGCGGGTGGCCGCAGCCTTCCCGCCCGAATGTCCCCGCGACTTCGCCGAGTTCTTCTCTTTCTCGCGTGCGTTCGCCGAGAAGAGCGGGCTGGTGAGGCCAGAGGTGCGTGCGGCCCTCGACGCCTGCGACGAGGCCGGGGTGCCGGCGAGCATGACGATGCTCGGGCTCGGCGTCTTTGCCGCGGGCGAGGGTGCTGGCGAGGTGCTCGCAGGGTTCGGCGACGTCTACCCGCTCAGCGTGGCGGAGGAAGGGTTCAGACTGGTGGAGGTGCGTGAATCATGA
- a CDS encoding class I SAM-dependent methyltransferase — translation MRVRTVSRAGLAAAMREVWADPSRRPYVEEGLAYVPVRDGYEADLDLPERRPYEGRSFQMVGDTAVLHGPRPTDEEVAAILAWRSPACVLYLGGIDGVRRLPSTEVLYGEPHPVCHHENGFRYWLNPAEVMFAQGNLEERRLMGRVVAPGERVADMFAGIGYFTVPMASAGAKVHAMEINPVSFGYLQRNVHENRLEERVRPENDDCRDLLDGVYDRVVMGHFDAPDFFPAALAHAEAGTVIHLHALGDATAAARAAAEGAGFAAEVTTRKVKKYGPHIWHVVHDVVLS, via the coding sequence ATGCGGGTGCGCACGGTCTCCAGGGCCGGCCTCGCGGCGGCGATGCGGGAGGTGTGGGCCGACCCGTCCCGCCGCCCCTATGTCGAGGAAGGTCTGGCCTATGTCCCGGTGCGGGACGGGTATGAGGCCGACCTCGACCTGCCGGAGCGCCGGCCGTACGAGGGCCGCTCATTCCAGATGGTGGGGGACACCGCCGTCCTCCACGGTCCCCGCCCCACCGACGAGGAGGTGGCGGCGATCCTGGCATGGCGCTCTCCGGCCTGCGTGCTGTACCTCGGCGGGATCGACGGGGTCCGCCGTCTCCCCAGCACCGAGGTGCTGTACGGCGAGCCCCACCCGGTCTGTCACCACGAGAACGGGTTTCGCTACTGGCTCAACCCGGCTGAGGTGATGTTCGCCCAGGGCAACCTGGAGGAGCGGCGGTTGATGGGCCGGGTCGTCGCGCCCGGCGAGCGGGTGGCCGATATGTTCGCCGGGATCGGGTATTTCACGGTCCCGATGGCGTCTGCGGGGGCGAAGGTGCACGCGATGGAGATCAACCCCGTCTCTTTTGGGTACCTCCAGAGAAATGTTCACGAGAACCGACTTGAAGAGCGGGTGCGACCCGAGAACGACGACTGCCGCGACCTCCTCGACGGCGTCTACGACCGGGTGGTGATGGGCCACTTCGACGCCCCCGATTTCTTCCCCGCGGCCCTCGCCCATGCAGAGGCCGGGACGGTCATCCATCTCCACGCCCTGGGGGACGCCACAGCGGCGGCCAGGGCGGCGGCAGAGGGCGCCGGGTTTGCGGCGGAGGTTACAACCCGCAAAGTAAAGAAATATGGGCCGCATATATGGCATGTCGTACACGATGTGGTGCTCTCATGA
- a CDS encoding 60S ribosomal export protein NMD3: MEILRSVCPRCGKPSAGLCNECRAAETEWLKCEPRVESIFCPVCGSQKHGRTWTDTTVDHETLVNEIALAALILHPDLRGAETTLTYTDPTPNRTFVDLTVSGRLYGVEVSGTCKVKIVWIKEQCDRCNRISGGYYEGIIQLRATGRKPSGREMDRAMRIAEETEDGLQEAGERLSFVSSIDETKDGIDIVVGSQHIGQIISSQLCSVLGGKMTTHPKLVGERDGKRLYRVTYLVRLPRFQTGDVVVVRKGYMEVRGAGHGRLQVYDLKEGTARFIAEDEIERLVGNVGDAENALVTYHDGDVIGLLDPGTQAPVECRAVPWLQVEDGGTIRILRDEETERLVLVG; this comes from the coding sequence ATGGAGATCCTCAGGAGCGTCTGCCCGCGCTGCGGCAAACCCTCGGCCGGGCTCTGCAACGAGTGCCGGGCGGCGGAGACCGAGTGGCTGAAGTGCGAGCCCAGGGTGGAGAGTATCTTCTGTCCGGTCTGCGGTTCCCAGAAGCACGGCAGGACCTGGACCGACACCACCGTCGACCACGAGACCCTGGTCAACGAGATCGCCCTCGCGGCCCTCATCCTCCACCCCGATCTCCGGGGTGCCGAGACGACGCTGACCTATACCGACCCGACGCCGAACCGGACCTTCGTCGACCTGACGGTCTCGGGAAGACTGTACGGCGTCGAGGTCTCAGGGACCTGCAAGGTCAAGATCGTCTGGATAAAAGAGCAGTGTGACCGGTGCAACCGGATCAGCGGCGGGTATTACGAGGGGATCATCCAGCTCAGGGCTACCGGCCGGAAACCCTCGGGCCGCGAGATGGACCGGGCGATGAGAATCGCGGAGGAGACCGAGGACGGGCTCCAGGAGGCCGGAGAACGTCTCTCGTTTGTCTCGAGTATCGACGAGACGAAGGACGGCATCGACATCGTCGTCGGTTCCCAGCACATCGGGCAGATCATCTCCTCCCAGCTCTGCTCCGTCCTCGGCGGGAAGATGACCACTCACCCCAAACTCGTCGGCGAGAGGGACGGCAAGCGTCTGTACCGCGTCACCTATCTCGTCCGCCTCCCCAGGTTCCAGACCGGCGACGTCGTCGTCGTCCGCAAGGGGTATATGGAGGTGCGGGGCGCGGGCCACGGCCGCCTTCAGGTCTACGACCTCAAAGAAGGCACGGCGCGTTTTATTGCCGAGGACGAGATCGAACGGCTTGTCGGCAATGTGGGCGACGCCGAGAACGCCCTGGTCACCTACCATGACGGCGACGTCATCGGGCTCCTCGACCCCGGGACCCAGGCGCCGGTCGAGTGCCGGGCGGTTCCCTGGCTCCAGGTCGAGGACGGGGGGACGATCCGGATCCTCAGGGACGAGGAGACCGAACGGCTCGTCCTTGTCGGGTGA
- a CDS encoding AIR synthase-related protein, producing the protein MDIEGFARRERAAGRSREDVVEALTDRILEIKSGVSRAYARQFAAAVVEEVENTSGLTGDLFEYEHANVTMGEFGVGSRGRGDFFAHRQFPRIIGKAAAAVGVDEMDDAGAVRAGGEYIITTVDGMHSRLSDFPFLAGFHVTRATLRDAYVMGAHPIALLSDIHVADDGDVAKIFDYTAGIAAVAEAMNVPLVTGSTLRIGGDMVIGDRMTGCVGAVGVADHLTARKETRPGDVLLMTAGAGGGTIATTALYFGRSEVVEETINLHFLKACEALLRSPVLEQIHTMTDVTNGGLRGDVYEMAETADCKIVVDDGNLRKLVQPQVLEMLDDLEIDYLGVSLDALLIVVPPEYADEVMAVVRSAGVPIAEIGYVEEGPAASVLISEGEERDFQPRFRESAYTPVKKVVDTEPRDFEEMKEQVRRAADAAVAKKERILRRLQNTG; encoded by the coding sequence ATGGACATCGAGGGATTCGCCCGCCGCGAACGTGCGGCAGGCAGGAGCAGGGAGGACGTGGTCGAAGCCCTCACCGACAGGATCCTTGAGATCAAGAGCGGCGTCTCCAGGGCATATGCCCGGCAGTTCGCCGCGGCCGTCGTCGAGGAGGTGGAGAACACCTCAGGGCTGACCGGCGACCTCTTCGAATACGAACATGCAAACGTCACGATGGGCGAGTTCGGCGTCGGGTCCAGGGGCCGGGGCGACTTCTTCGCCCACCGCCAGTTCCCCAGGATCATCGGGAAGGCCGCGGCCGCCGTCGGCGTCGACGAGATGGACGACGCCGGGGCCGTCAGGGCCGGCGGAGAATACATCATCACCACCGTCGACGGGATGCACTCGCGCCTCTCCGACTTCCCCTTCCTCGCCGGGTTCCATGTGACCCGGGCGACGCTCCGCGACGCCTACGTGATGGGTGCGCACCCCATCGCTCTCCTCTCCGACATCCACGTCGCCGACGACGGCGACGTCGCCAAGATCTTCGACTACACCGCCGGGATCGCCGCCGTCGCCGAGGCGATGAATGTCCCGCTGGTGACCGGGTCGACCCTTCGCATCGGCGGGGACATGGTCATCGGCGACCGGATGACCGGGTGCGTCGGGGCCGTCGGGGTCGCCGACCACCTCACCGCCCGCAAAGAGACCAGGCCCGGCGACGTGCTGCTCATGACCGCCGGCGCGGGCGGCGGGACCATCGCCACCACCGCCCTGTACTTCGGCCGCTCCGAGGTCGTCGAGGAGACGATCAACCTCCACTTCCTCAAGGCCTGCGAGGCGCTCCTCAGGAGCCCGGTCCTCGAGCAGATCCACACCATGACCGACGTCACCAACGGCGGACTCCGCGGCGACGTCTACGAGATGGCCGAGACCGCCGACTGCAAGATCGTCGTCGACGACGGCAACCTCAGGAAACTCGTGCAGCCGCAGGTGCTGGAGATGCTCGACGACCTGGAGATCGACTATCTCGGCGTCTCCCTCGACGCCCTCCTCATCGTCGTCCCCCCCGAATATGCCGATGAGGTCATGGCCGTCGTCAGGTCTGCCGGCGTCCCGATCGCGGAGATCGGGTACGTCGAGGAAGGCCCGGCGGCGTCGGTCCTCATCTCCGAGGGCGAGGAGCGGGACTTCCAGCCGCGGTTCAGGGAATCGGCCTACACCCCGGTGAAGAAGGTCGTGGACACCGAACCGCGCGACTTCGAGGAGATGAAGGAGCAGGTCCGCCGCGCCGCCGACGCCGCGGTGGCGAAAAAAGAGCGGATCCTCAGAAGGCTCCAGAATACCGGGTGA
- a CDS encoding AAA family ATPase gives MLWSEKYRPTEFSEILGQDEVVRVLSSFAASKNVPHLLVVGAPGTGKSVAVEALARALYGTHWQENTTVLPTADLFEGGKKYFEAEERFAHIYRKDESVISNFKNVVRWYASIRPLDAEFRLLVFEGAGALTRDAQQALRRTMERYSRTCRFVFLTSNQSAIIPAIASRCLPLTFVPLPDRVVRRRLEEVMAAEGVGADQVGPADLDLIVPAAGGDLRRAILLLQLYAGSGGEVDLAATATSETETMATSIFEALAKKDIQGARQRAESMLIDYGLTGHEVIRELARAADRAYADPRTAVALADAELGILRGGNEYVQINALLARISREVFF, from the coding sequence ATGCTCTGGAGTGAGAAGTACCGGCCGACCGAGTTTTCGGAGATCCTGGGGCAGGACGAGGTGGTGCGGGTCCTCTCCTCCTTTGCCGCGAGCAAGAACGTCCCGCACCTCCTGGTCGTCGGCGCCCCGGGCACCGGCAAGAGCGTGGCCGTCGAGGCGCTGGCGCGGGCGCTGTACGGCACGCACTGGCAGGAGAATACCACCGTCCTCCCGACGGCCGACCTCTTCGAGGGGGGGAAGAAGTATTTCGAGGCCGAGGAACGGTTTGCGCATATCTACCGGAAAGACGAGAGTGTCATCTCGAACTTCAAGAACGTGGTGCGGTGGTACGCCTCGATCCGTCCGCTGGACGCCGAGTTCAGGCTCCTGGTCTTCGAGGGCGCCGGCGCCCTCACCCGCGATGCGCAGCAGGCGCTCCGCCGGACGATGGAGCGCTACTCGCGGACGTGCCGGTTCGTCTTCCTCACTTCCAACCAGAGTGCGATCATCCCGGCGATCGCCTCGCGCTGTCTCCCGCTCACCTTCGTCCCCCTCCCTGACCGGGTGGTGAGACGGAGGCTCGAGGAGGTGATGGCGGCCGAGGGCGTCGGCGCCGACCAGGTCGGGCCGGCCGACCTCGACCTCATCGTCCCGGCGGCAGGCGGCGACCTCCGCCGGGCGATCCTCCTCCTTCAACTCTATGCCGGGTCCGGGGGAGAGGTCGACCTTGCGGCGACGGCAACGTCGGAGACCGAAACAATGGCCACCTCGATCTTCGAGGCCCTGGCAAAGAAGGATATTCAGGGCGCACGGCAGCGGGCCGAGTCGATGCTCATCGATTACGGGCTGACCGGCCACGAGGTGATCAGGGAACTGGCGCGGGCGGCCGACCGGGCCTATGCCGACCCGCGGACCGCGGTCGCCCTGGCCGATGCAGAACTCGGGATCCTGAGGGGTGGGAACGAATACGTCCAGATCAATGCCCTGCTGGCCAGGATCAGCAGGGAGGTGTTTTTTTGA
- a CDS encoding DUF424 domain-containing protein: MYLKVHHTREGAVVAVCDEDLLNTTLCHGDVEIAVTEAFYGSTPATEEEVRAALRGASNANLIGEEAVGVAVAMGLITREGCMTIGNVPHALIFSL, from the coding sequence ATGTACCTCAAGGTCCACCATACCAGGGAGGGTGCCGTGGTGGCGGTCTGCGACGAAGACCTGCTCAACACCACCCTCTGCCACGGTGATGTCGAGATCGCCGTCACCGAGGCCTTTTACGGCTCGACGCCCGCGACCGAAGAGGAAGTGCGGGCCGCCCTCCGCGGTGCCTCCAACGCCAACCTCATCGGCGAAGAGGCGGTCGGGGTCGCGGTCGCGATGGGACTGATCACCAGGGAGGGCTGCATGACGATCGGCAACGTCCCGCACGCCCTCATCTTCTCCCTCTGA
- a CDS encoding YIP1 family protein, producing MHLKNALQKYPRLIVRALVHPTGIFQQIRQERAGTVLAYGLVIVLFNLIMTVLAAVSGLTPELMLPMAIASVLTVCIGIFWLHLFVYGLGGRNGVGTTCRVAVVGLTPTALLGWIPGVALVGFLWSVLLLYLGLQELQDLSKARAVLALVLVFGLPLLLLALLAAAPGFSVAWASPGRVTWV from the coding sequence ATGCACCTGAAGAATGCTCTGCAAAAATATCCTCGTCTGATCGTTCGAGCCCTCGTTCATCCCACCGGGATCTTCCAGCAGATCCGGCAGGAGCGTGCAGGGACGGTCCTGGCGTACGGCCTCGTGATCGTCCTCTTCAACCTCATCATGACCGTCCTTGCCGCAGTGAGCGGGCTCACCCCCGAACTCATGCTCCCGATGGCGATCGCATCGGTCCTGACCGTCTGTATCGGTATTTTCTGGCTCCATCTCTTCGTCTATGGACTCGGCGGACGCAACGGCGTCGGCACCACCTGCAGGGTGGCCGTCGTCGGACTGACGCCGACGGCGCTCCTGGGGTGGATTCCCGGCGTCGCCCTTGTCGGGTTCCTCTGGTCTGTTCTTCTGCTCTATCTCGGGCTGCAGGAACTCCAGGACCTTTCGAAGGCGAGGGCGGTGCTGGCACTGGTGCTGGTCTTCGGTCTCCCACTCCTCCTCCTGGCCCTGCTTGCGGCGGCCCCGGGCTTCTCGGTCGCCTGGGCGTCGCCGGGACGGGTCACCTGGGTGTAG
- a CDS encoding 4-phosphopantoate--beta-alanine ligase — MTEIPKDHPRYAALMVRDRLTEAMWAKLVAPEGLIAQGRGEAFDYLLGEQTTESAARAELAAAAMLLSAERPVISVNGNTAALCAHQLAALQEASGAAVEVNLFHRTEERMAKITALLEEHGVAVLTGTSERLIPLSHDRALCLPEGIGGADLVLVPLEDGDRCEALRRMGKKVITIDLNPLSRTAQTATLAVIDEVTRAVPAITTACRTLSDDEVRALAADVDNRVFLEEALRTMARRLEEVADALE; from the coding sequence ATGACCGAGATCCCGAAAGACCACCCGCGCTATGCGGCGTTGATGGTCCGCGACCGTTTGACAGAGGCGATGTGGGCGAAACTCGTCGCCCCCGAGGGCTTGATCGCCCAGGGCCGGGGCGAGGCCTTCGACTATCTCCTGGGCGAGCAGACGACCGAAAGCGCCGCGCGGGCCGAACTGGCCGCGGCGGCGATGCTCCTCTCGGCCGAGCGCCCGGTCATCTCGGTGAACGGGAACACGGCGGCCCTCTGCGCCCATCAGCTCGCCGCCCTCCAGGAGGCGAGCGGGGCGGCGGTGGAGGTGAACCTCTTCCACCGGACCGAGGAGCGGATGGCAAAGATCACCGCCCTCCTGGAGGAGCACGGTGTTGCGGTGCTCACCGGCACCTCGGAACGGCTGATCCCGCTCTCCCATGACCGGGCTCTCTGCCTCCCCGAGGGGATCGGCGGGGCCGACCTGGTCCTGGTCCCGCTGGAGGACGGCGACCGGTGCGAGGCCCTGCGCCGGATGGGGAAGAAGGTCATCACCATCGACCTCAACCCGCTCTCCAGGACGGCCCAAACCGCGACGCTGGCGGTCATCGACGAGGTGACGCGGGCGGTCCCGGCGATCACCACGGCCTGCCGCACGCTCTCTGACGATGAGGTGCGGGCGCTGGCGGCCGACGTGGACAACCGCGTCTTCCTGGAGGAGGCGCTCAGGACGATGGCCCGGCGCCTGGAGGAGGTGGCCGATGCTCTGGAGTGA